The genomic DNA GGGGAAACGACACACCCCTCCCCCGTGGGGAGGGGGCGGCGCGCAGCGCCGGGGGTAGGCCGCCGTTGCCGCAAGCCCTCAGCCCGTCCGAGGGCCTATGACGGCTCAGCGGCCGCGAGTACCGCTGCCGGAATCTCGTCCAGCAGCAGGTGCTCCTTGTTGATGTTGTACACCACGAAGTACCGGCCTTCGCGCTCCAGGAACTGGGGCATGCTGATGCCGGTCTTCAGGTTCGTCTCCCCGGTATCATCCACTTCAGCCACCAGGAACGGCTCCCCGAACCGCAGGCCGGCATTGCGCTGCTCACCGGGTGTCTCGCGCCCTACTGCCAGCCACTGCGGGTTGCGGGTGTGTCCGTCGCCATCCCATACGTGCCTGGCGCCGCGTTGCGTGCCGTCGTTGTTGGTGAAGAGCAGCACGACGCGACCATCGGAGGTCTGCGTGACCGGGCACATGGTCATGGGGTGCATGATGGGCGGGCCGCCGGGGGCATAGCACAGCGGCTCGACTGCCGACCAGCTCTGTCCGCGGTCCTCACTCACGGTGTACCCCGGCGCCCCCAGGAAGGTCCGTCCCACACCGACCCAGCGTCCGTCCGACAGCGCCAGTAGCGTCATCTCCTGGAAGTTGAAGGCCGTCTCGTACGGAACGCCGTCGAAGGCCCCCAGCAGGCGCTGCAGTGCGGGGTTGTCCCAGTGCTTGCGCACATCGGCTCTGATCCCGCGCGGGCCCTCGGGCAGCAGCGTGAAGTGCAGCCGGTCGGGATCCTCCTCCGTCAGAACGTTGTCACAGCGAACTACACTGACTTCGGCCGGGATCGTCATCCACGCCCGCGCGCGCTTGGGCCAGGTGGAGGGGTACATGCTCACCGGCAGCAGCACCTCCCCTGTCGGCATCACCCGTGGCGGGTGATTGATCCACCCGTGGCAGCGCCCTGTGAAGGTGCTAATGTCGCGGTCTGGCAAAGCGATCATCCGCCGTTCCGACCACGTCTGTCCGCGGTCGTCAGACACGACGAACCAGAAGTTGCCACTGTCATAGTCGGGCCCCGACCAGCCGACGCGCTGGTTGCCGGCAAAGAAGAACAGGACAACGCGCTCGGAGCCGGGGACGATGAACGGGGCCCCGTAGGCGATGCGCTCGTCGGGGTTTGAGCCGATGATGGGGCGCGGCGTTGTCCAGGTCCGCCCCGTGTCACCGCTGGTGGCGGATACGATCTGCTCATCGAGAGCGTGCTCGAAGCTCCCCTGGCTCCATGTCGTCAACCACGTGCCGTCCCCGAAGAACACGGTGCAGTTGGACTCGTTCTTGCAGACGGCGGCGACGGCCGGGTCGAGGCCCTCGCGGGCCCCGCCGTGGGCGCTGAAGGCTGGACCATCGGTGGGAGGGTGAACGAAGACCTCGCTGTAGGCGAAGGGGCGCTGCTTGAGCAGAGAGGCGACGTCGGCCATGGCTAGCCCCCAGCCGGTCTGGCCCGGACGGCGTGCATCTCCTGCAGCAGCCGGGGCATGCGGCTGTTCAGTAGCGTCTGGGACAGCGCCTGGTGGATCGGCGTGGGGTCGAACTCCAGCAGCAGGGCCGCCAGGTTGGCGTTCTGGGGGACCAGGACGCCGATCTCGGCCATCAGCTCGGTCTGCCTCTTGGCAAAGTCCGTCGCCGGCATTGCCCGCACGCGGTTGAGGAAGTCCAGCAGCATCTGTCGGCTGTTCTCACGCGCCGCGGTGCCCTCCCCCCCGGCCTGCGCTGACAGCAGCGCCACCAGCCGGTCGCGCGATTGGGCCCAGGTCGCCTCGTCTGTGTCGCGCAGGCGCTTGAGCAGGGCCAGGCCGCGCCGGCCGATGGCATCCGGCTGCCCGCCGCCGATCAGCTTCCCCTGCTGCTCGGGGGTCAGCACCGCCCATACCAGCTTCTCCTCGGCTGTCAGCTCTGTGATGGGCTTGCCGTCCGGCAGGCCCCGGTCCCCCAACTGCTGGACGGCCGTCTGCATGAGCCGCCCGAGGGCTTCCTGGTCGCCCGGCTTCATCTCCTGGCCGGCCAGGACCTTCCGGCGGAGCTCCTCGGCCTTGTCCGCAGCCTCGGCCACGACCTGGAGGTCCGGCCCCGGCGGCGGGTGCGCCTGGTGAACCGCGGCCACGGTCTGCCACTGCGCGTCCGTCAGGGCCAGCTGCGTCAGGCGCCCGAGGATTTCAATGTCCGTCCAGATGTCAATCAGGCGCACGATGCCGGTCAGGAGCTGACCACGGTCAGCCTCCTGCGCCCCGCATGCCGTCGCCCACAGCAACCCCGGGAGCAACAACAACACGCTCAGTCTGCGCATCACGATCCTCCCCTATTCGCCCGTCAGCACCATGTTGTCGCGGTGGATGACTTCATCGGCGCCGGCGTGGCCAAGGATGCGGCCAATGTCACGGCTATGCCGCCCGGCGATGCGACGCACTTCGTCTACCGAGTAGTTGACCAGCCCCCGCGCGATCTCGCGCCCCTCCGGCCCCACTACCGAGACCAGATCACCGGCCTCGTAGTCGCCCCGGCTGCTGGTCACGCCGCTGGGGAGCAGGCTCGCGCCATCGGGCTGGCATAGCGCCCGGCAGGCCCCCTCGTCAATCCAGATGGTGCCCATCGGCTCGCGCACCGCTGCCAGCCAGGGCTTCTTGCCCCCGGCCGTCTGCCGCCCGGCCACGAACAGCGTCCCCACCTGCTGCCCCTCGCACAGCCGCAGCAGCACATTGTCCTCGCGGCCGTCGGCCATCACGACCGAGATGCCGCAGGTGGCGGCCACGCGCGCGGCGGAGATCTTGGCCTTCATCCCGCCCCGGGACTCCGGCCCGCCGGCCGAGCCCACGTCAGCCTGCAGCGGCGCGCCCGGCTGCACCACGGGGATGAGCTGCGCCTCCGGGTTCTGCGACGGGTTGTCGGTGAACAGCCCCGCCTGGTCGGACAGGAAGACCAGCAGGTCCACCCGCATCTTGGTGGCCACGATCGCCGCGAGGCGGTCGTTCTCCACGAACGTGACTCCCTCGACGGACACGCTGTCGTTCTCGTTGATGATCGGGACGACGTGGGTCTTGAGCAGCAGCTCCAGTTGGTTGCGGACGTTGGTGTAGCGCTGCCGATCAATCATGTCATCCATCGTCAGCAGCACTTGCGCGGGGATGAGCGCGTGCGCGGCGAAGGCCGCGGAGTAGTTACGCATCAGCTCCGGTTGCCCGATGGCGGCGGCGGCCTGACGGTAGGTCAGGGTCTCCTTGGTGCGCGGGTTGCGCAGGACCTGGCGGCCCAGATGCACCGCCCCGGAGGTGACGATGAGGCACTCCACGTCCCGGTCCTTGAGCCGACCGATCTGCCGCGCCAGCCGGTCGAGGAAGATCATGTCCAGCCCGCCCTCGGGGTCGGTCACCACGCGCGTACCGACCTTCACCAGCAGGCGGCGCACTTGCGGCAGGCAGTTGTCTTCAGCGTGTGTGTGCTCGGACACCTGGCGGATCACCTACAACCGACGGCGGGAACCGGGAGCCGAGAGGCGCAAGTCGGGAACGGTGGGGCCTGGCCGTCCCCAAGCCCCAAGACCCAGTCCCCAATCCCGCCTCTCAGCCTCTCACCTGCCCGTTACCGTGGATGACATACTTGTAGCTCGTGAGTTCGCGTACGCCGACCGGCCCGCGGGCGTGCATCTTGCCGGTCGAGATGCCGATCTCGGCGCCCATGCCGAACTGCCCGCCATCGGTGAAGCGGGTGGAGGCATTGTGGTAGACGCACGCCGAGTCCACCTCGCGCAGGAAGCGCGCGGCGTTGGCCTCGCTATCCGTGATGATCGCCTCGGTCAGGCCCGAGCTGTGCTCGGCGATGCAGTCCAGCGCCTCGTCGAGTGACGAGACCAGGCCCATGGTCAGAATGAGGTCGAGGTACTCGGTATCCCAGTCCTCGGCCGTGGCCTCGGTGCAGCCGTCACAGACAGCCATGACGCCGGCATCGGCCCGGATCTCCACGCCCGCGGCCTGCAGGTCGCCTACAATGGCCTTGAGCGCCTTCGTGTTGTGTTCGTGGACGTAGAGATTCTCTACGGCGTTGCAGACGCCCGGCCGCTGCACCTTGGCGTTGTGGACGAGGCTGACGGCCATGTCCACGTCGCAGGCGGCGTCCACGTAGATCTGCGTCATGCCGCGCTCATGCTCCAGCACGGGCACGGTGGCATTGTCCTTGACCGTGCGGATGAGCTGCTTGCCCCCGCGCGGGACAACCAGGTTCAGGTACTGGTCGAGCTTGACCAACTCCAGCACGGCCTGGCGGTCCGTGACAGGCACGATCTCCACGCACGAGGCAGGCAGGCCCACTTCCGCGGCCGCCTCGGCCAGCAGGCCGGCGAGGCACACATTGGAGTGGATGGCTTCCGACCCGCCGCGCAGCACCACGGCGTTGCCGGCCTTCAGGCACAGGCCGACAGAGTCCACGGTCACGTTGGGCCGCGACTCGTAGACGATCCCCACCACGCCGATGGGCACAGGGACCTTCTGGATGCGCAGACCGTTCGGGCGCTCCCACTCAGCGAGGGTGTCCGCCAACGGGTCGTCGAACGCCGCGATCTCCTCCAGTGCCACGGCCATGTCCTCGATGCGCTTGTCATCCAGGCGCAGGCGGTCGAGCATGGCCGAGGACAGGCCCTTCTCCTGCCCGGTCTCCATGTCCTTGGCGTTCTCGGCCTGGATCGTCTCGGCGTTGGCGCGGAGCTTGCCGGCCATGGCGCGCAGGGCCGTGTCGCGCAGTGCCGCATCGGCCTTGATGAGGTCGCGAGTGGCCGCGCGGGCCCGCGCCGCACGCTCTACGACGGCTTCCCTGATGTCCATCGAGTCCTCCGGGATGGGGCAAAGATGCGCCGGTGAGGGCGCACGTATAATGTACTGTTTTGGGCACGGTTCCTCAAGGGGAGAGTCGGGAGCGGGACGGCGTCCTCACCCCTCCCCCTCTCCCTCGCTCCGCTGTGCTTCGCTCCGGAGAGGGGGACCATTCGCCCACCTCGTGGCTTCGAAGCTACAAGGCGCCATCCGGCTTCCCCTCTCCGGAGCGCTCAGCCTTACCGAGCGCGAGGGAGAGGGGGAGGGGTGAGGACGCCGTTTGCCGTTCCCCGTTCACCCCAGATCGCCGGCCCTGTACCCGTACCGCCGCATCAGCAGGTACGTGCCCGTCGCCCCGCCCGCCCACACCACCAGCAGGCTCTCGAGGTTGGCCAGGCCTGCCAGGGCCGCCACCAGCGCGCACGGGCCGCCGACCAGCCACCCGGTGAGCAGGTGCTCGTACGAGCAACGCCACTGCGGCAGGAGGCGCCGCCCCACTGCCGAGGCCGCCCAGGCGCTCAGGGCGCCCAGACCCAGCGGCGCCAGGGCCAGCGCCCAGTGCGGAAGAGCCCCCTTGAGCGCCATGCTCAGGGCGATGCCCAGCATGAAGCTGCCGCCGAAGGCGCATACGCCGTGGCCGAAGGGCGTCATCAGGTGCTGGGGCCCTGCGGCTGCCTCGGGGCCGGCGCCACACGCGGGGCAGGTCGTGGCGGAGTCGCGCACAGGGGCGCCGCACGCCGGGCACAGCCGCCCCAGCCCGCGCCGCTCCGGTTGCCACTGGGCGGGCGTCTTGTGGTCAGTCAACGCCGGGCACTCCTCTGTGCGGCCGCATCCCTGCCGGGAGCGCTCTGCTACGACCGGGCCGCCCAGCGGTCCCGCACCTGCGCCGCGAGGCCCAGCCGCTCCGGCACGCTACCCTCGGTGGGCTTGCACTCCAGCGTGCGGATACCAGCGAAGGCGTGTTCTGCCAGCGCGTCCAGATACGGCTCGAAGTCCAGGCAGGCCTCGCCGGGGATGTAGTGATCGCGCAGCTGTGCATCCACGTCGTGCAGGTGCAGGGAGAACAACCGCCCCGACTCCAGCGCCACCCGCCCCTCCGCCACCGGGTCCAGACCCGCCTGCACGGTGTGACCGATGTCGTGGCAGAGACCCACATGGTCGCCCAGGCCCTCGATCAGCGCCAGCAGGGAGGCCATGGTGCCCCCCAGGTCCGCGTTGGCTCCGAGGTTCTCGACGCCCAGGCGCAGGCCGCGCTCGCCGGCGGCGTCGGAGAGCCGGTCCAGCGAATCCCGCACCCGTCGCTGCGCCGAGGTCAGGGCCACGCCGGTCAGGCCGGCGGCGCTGCTGATGGGGTGGACGACCATCTCGGGCGCGCCCGCGGCAGCCATCGTGCCGAAGTAGTCGAGGTTGGCCTGCACCGAGGCCAGGCGCGCCGCCTCGTCCGCCAGGTCCAGGTAGCGGCCCGGGACGGGGGTGTGCACGGAGCTGATCGTCAGGCCGGCGGCTCGCAGGTCGGCAGTGACGGCAACCGGGTCCTGCTCCCAGGCGATGACCAGGGGTGAGGCGTCGTCAGACAGCTCGACGCGGCGGAAGCCCGCGTCAGCCAGGGCGGCGACAGCCGCGGCCGGGGCCAGCGGCGCGGCGATCCACGAGGAAATGCCATACTGAGCCATAGGGACAACTCCTGAGCAAGCGTGATGCGTGCGGCAGAGGCGTGAAGACTTCCGCTGTCACCGCAGGAACCCTTCCTGGCTGGCTTGCTCGCCCCTTCTGGGCGTGTTCTTCCCTGCCGTGCCATCATCATGTATAATGCGGGGCACGAACGGCGGGGACCGGGCGCAGGGCCGGGCCTCGTCGCACGAATGGGGAAATACTGCTGCTCAAGCACAGGCTGCCGTTTGCACTGCGCGCAGGCCTCGTGTCTGCGCTGGTCCTGGGGCTGCTGACGGGCCTGCACTGGCTACACGGCCTGGATAACTGGCTGGCGGCCGGGGCCTTTGCTGTGCGTGGTCCGCTGCCGCCAGAGCCTTCAGTCGCGGTAGTAGCCCTCGATGCCGCCAGCGAGGGTAACCTCAAGCCGATGCCCTGGCCGGCCGAGACGTGGCGGCGGGCTTTGAGCAACCTTCTGTCAGCCGGGCCGCGAGCGGTGGGGCTGGACGTGCCGGATGTGCGCAAGGCAGTGGACTGCAACGGCCCGGGGGCCCGGCAACTGGCGGCCGTCATCTCCGGGCGCCCGGTGGTCCTGGCGTTCGCAGTGCAAGACGGGACCGGAGACGTCGTGACTGCCCCGCCGGGGCTGGCCCGCCACTCCTGCGGCACCGATGGACTGCCCGAGCCGCCGACGGGCCGCAAGTGCCTCCAGTTGCCCCCTGATGAGGTGCTGACGGCGGCAGCGGGCGTGGGCGCGATCAACGTCTATCCCGATCTGGACGGTGTGGCGCGCGCGGTGCCCTTGCTGGTGGGCTATGACGGGCGCTCGTACCCCTCCCTGGTGCTGGAGATGGCCCGACTGGCACAGGGCCTGCCCCGGGGGCAGGCGCGCCTGCAGCGCCCCTGGGTGTCCCTCGGGCAGGCGCGCTACAAGGTGCTGCCGAGCGCCGAGATGGTGGTCAACTTCGCCGGCGGCTACATGCAGTACCAGCCGGTGCCCTTCCACATGCTGCTGAAGATGAGCCCCGCAGACCTCCAGCGCAGTTTCGGCGGCAAACTCGTCCTGATTGGCCCCACTGATGGCAGCCTGGCGCCGTACCTGCGGACGCCGGTGGCGCCGCGCCTGCCGGGAGTGGAACTGCAGGCGAATGCGCTGGGCAACCTGTTGCGCGGCGACTACTTCCGGCCCCTGCCGGGCTGGCTCTCGCTGGTCGCACTGCTGGCGGCGTGTCTGCTCACCGCGCTACTCGTGGCGGAGCGGCGCCTGGCAGTGGGCGCGTTGCTGACGCTGGTGCTCACCGTGGCCACAGGCGCGTTGCTGTATGTCGTCTTCCGGCAGGGCTACTGGCTGCCGTGGTCGGCGCCATTGCTGGGTGTGGCGTTCACCGGGGTGGCCCTGGCCCTGCAGCAGGCCGGGGTGGCCGACCAGTCGCGGGCGCGGACCGAGGCGGCCATGCGCAGCCGCCTGGAAGCCATCGCGCGCGTCGGCGACCTCGTGGACAGCAGTTTGGACCGCCAGGAACTGCTCAACCAGATCATGCAGTGGGTCGAGGCCGAGCTGAATGTGGAGGCGTGCTCGCTGCTGCTGGTGAGCGAGGACCGCCAGCACCTGCGCTTCGAGGTGGCCCTGGGGCCCAAGGGCGACCTGGCGAAGGACTTCGTGCTGCACATGGGCGAGGGTGTGGTGGGCATCGTGGCCCAGACTGGCCGGCCGATGGTCATCAACTCGGCCCTCAACGACCCTCGCCGCCAGAGGGATATCGCCAAAGCCATTGACTACCAGCTAGAGAAGGTCCTGTGCGTTCCCATGACGCTGCGTGGGGAGGTCATGGGCGTGCTGGAGGTCATGAACAAGCGCGACCACTCCGACTTCACGGAGCAGGACTGCTCGCTACTGACCGTGATCGCCCAGCAGGCCTCCCTGTTTCTGGAGAATGCCCGGCTCTATGGCGTGCTCCAGCAGCGTGTGGACTATGCCAATGCCGAGTTGCTGACCGCCATGCGCGAACTGCGCCTGGAGAAGGCGCGGGTGGAGACCCTGGTGGAGGAGATGGTGGACGGTGTGGTGGCCGTGGACGCCGACAACCGCGTCGTGCTGGTGAACTCGGTGGCGCGGCAGATGCTGGGCCTGCGCGACCGGGACATCGAGGGGCGCTCGCTCAAGGCGGTACTGGCCCATCCGCAGCTCCAGGCGCTCTTCGACCAGCCGCTGTCGGCCAGCCGGCCGTCCATCACCGAGGAAGTGGACTTGCACGGTGACACCGGACAGGTGGTGCGGGTGTCGGTGGCGCGCATCGAGGGACCGGCCGATGAGCTGATGGGCAAGTGCGCCGTCTGCACCGACATCACGCACTTCAAGCAACTCGACCAGATGAAGACCGACCTGGTGTCGTTCGTGTCGCACGAGCTGA from bacterium includes the following:
- the proB gene encoding glutamate 5-kinase, encoding MSEHTHAEDNCLPQVRRLLVKVGTRVVTDPEGGLDMIFLDRLARQIGRLKDRDVECLIVTSGAVHLGRQVLRNPRTKETLTYRQAAAAIGQPELMRNYSAAFAAHALIPAQVLLTMDDMIDRQRYTNVRNQLELLLKTHVVPIINENDSVSVEGVTFVENDRLAAIVATKMRVDLLVFLSDQAGLFTDNPSQNPEAQLIPVVQPGAPLQADVGSAGGPESRGGMKAKISAARVAATCGISVVMADGREDNVLLRLCEGQQVGTLFVAGRQTAGGKKPWLAAVREPMGTIWIDEGACRALCQPDGASLLPSGVTSSRGDYEAGDLVSVVGPEGREIARGLVNYSVDEVRRIAGRHSRDIGRILGHAGADEVIHRDNMVLTGE
- a CDS encoding zinc ribbon domain-containing protein — translated: MTDHKTPAQWQPERRGLGRLCPACGAPVRDSATTCPACGAGPEAAAGPQHLMTPFGHGVCAFGGSFMLGIALSMALKGALPHWALALAPLGLGALSAWAASAVGRRLLPQWRCSYEHLLTGWLVGGPCALVAALAGLANLESLLVVWAGGATGTYLLMRRYGYRAGDLG
- a CDS encoding glutamate-5-semialdehyde dehydrogenase, with product MDIREAVVERAARARAATRDLIKADAALRDTALRAMAGKLRANAETIQAENAKDMETGQEKGLSSAMLDRLRLDDKRIEDMAVALEEIAAFDDPLADTLAEWERPNGLRIQKVPVPIGVVGIVYESRPNVTVDSVGLCLKAGNAVVLRGGSEAIHSNVCLAGLLAEAAAEVGLPASCVEIVPVTDRQAVLELVKLDQYLNLVVPRGGKQLIRTVKDNATVPVLEHERGMTQIYVDAACDVDMAVSLVHNAKVQRPGVCNAVENLYVHEHNTKALKAIVGDLQAAGVEIRADAGVMAVCDGCTEATAEDWDTEYLDLILTMGLVSSLDEALDCIAEHSSGLTEAIITDSEANAARFLREVDSACVYHNASTRFTDGGQFGMGAEIGISTGKMHARGPVGVRELTSYKYVIHGNGQVRG
- a CDS encoding CHASE2 domain-containing protein; amino-acid sequence: MSALVLGLLTGLHWLHGLDNWLAAGAFAVRGPLPPEPSVAVVALDAASEGNLKPMPWPAETWRRALSNLLSAGPRAVGLDVPDVRKAVDCNGPGARQLAAVISGRPVVLAFAVQDGTGDVVTAPPGLARHSCGTDGLPEPPTGRKCLQLPPDEVLTAAAGVGAINVYPDLDGVARAVPLLVGYDGRSYPSLVLEMARLAQGLPRGQARLQRPWVSLGQARYKVLPSAEMVVNFAGGYMQYQPVPFHMLLKMSPADLQRSFGGKLVLIGPTDGSLAPYLRTPVAPRLPGVELQANALGNLLRGDYFRPLPGWLSLVALLAACLLTALLVAERRLAVGALLTLVLTVATGALLYVVFRQGYWLPWSAPLLGVAFTGVALALQQAGVADQSRARTEAAMRSRLEAIARVGDLVDSSLDRQELLNQIMQWVEAELNVEACSLLLVSEDRQHLRFEVALGPKGDLAKDFVLHMGEGVVGIVAQTGRPMVINSALNDPRRQRDIAKAIDYQLEKVLCVPMTLRGEVMGVLEVMNKRDHSDFTEQDCSLLTVIAQQASLFLENARLYGVLQQRVDYANAELLTAMRELRLEKARVETLVEEMVDGVVAVDADNRVVLVNSVARQMLGLRDRDIEGRSLKAVLAHPQLQALFDQPLSASRPSITEEVDLHGDTGQVVRVSVARIEGPADELMGKCAVCTDITHFKQLDQMKTDLVSFVSHELKTPLTSIGLYGHMLREKLQAGAVPEAQDMAASIDRQNTRMKHMVEDFLNISRIEAGRPLDMLWHEIHDVRQFVDEVVAIEARTTRDHEFSLDLPPDTPALWADRGKLEEVLINLVNNAIKYSPDGGLITIAAEPQDNMMRFSITDMGVGVSREAQSRLFQRYQRVGNKQRVSGTGLGLFVCKALIEAHGGKIWVQSEEGKGSTFYFTVPIYHGQDKDNAAAQPSPG
- a CDS encoding glycoside hydrolase translates to MADVASLLKQRPFAYSEVFVHPPTDGPAFSAHGGAREGLDPAVAAVCKNESNCTVFFGDGTWLTTWSQGSFEHALDEQIVSATSGDTGRTWTTPRPIIGSNPDERIAYGAPFIVPGSERVVLFFFAGNQRVGWSGPDYDSGNFWFVVSDDRGQTWSERRMIALPDRDISTFTGRCHGWINHPPRVMPTGEVLLPVSMYPSTWPKRARAWMTIPAEVSVVRCDNVLTEEDPDRLHFTLLPEGPRGIRADVRKHWDNPALQRLLGAFDGVPYETAFNFQEMTLLALSDGRWVGVGRTFLGAPGYTVSEDRGQSWSAVEPLCYAPGGPPIMHPMTMCPVTQTSDGRVVLLFTNNDGTQRGARHVWDGDGHTRNPQWLAVGRETPGEQRNAGLRFGEPFLVAEVDDTGETNLKTGISMPQFLEREGRYFVVYNINKEHLLLDEIPAAVLAAAEPS
- a CDS encoding sugar phosphate isomerase/epimerase, with the translated sequence MAQYGISSWIAAPLAPAAAVAALADAGFRRVELSDDASPLVIAWEQDPVAVTADLRAAGLTISSVHTPVPGRYLDLADEAARLASVQANLDYFGTMAAAGAPEMVVHPISSAAGLTGVALTSAQRRVRDSLDRLSDAAGERGLRLGVENLGANADLGGTMASLLALIEGLGDHVGLCHDIGHTVQAGLDPVAEGRVALESGRLFSLHLHDVDAQLRDHYIPGEACLDFEPYLDALAEHAFAGIRTLECKPTEGSVPERLGLAAQVRDRWAARS